One Globicephala melas chromosome 9, mGloMel1.2, whole genome shotgun sequence genomic window, acacagacctactagggaatggacttgaggatatggagagggggaagggtgagctgtgacaaagcgagagagaggcatgggcatacatacactaacaaacgtaaggtagatagctagtgggaagcagccgcatagcacagggaaatcagctgggtgctctgtgaccgcctggaggggtgggatcgggagggtgggagggagggagacgcaagagggaagagatatgggaacatatgtatatatataactgattcattttgttgtgaagcagaaactaagacaccattgtaaagcaattatactccaataaagatgttaaaaaaaaaagaataaaaaaagatgagagaACTAGGTATGGATTAAAAACACTGCATTTCCATAGAAATCTCAATATCCTGAGATGTAAGGCCCTGGCACAATGATAGCCTTTGCACAATTCAGGCTCTATGCAGTTCAAGAACTTTACATCTATAGTCTTCAGTGGGGttatgcatcagaatcacctgggatccttttttcaaaatacatataCCTAGGCCCCTTCCCCTAAAATTCTGAATCAGTATATTTAGAGTGAGGACCaggcataaatattttcaaagttccgCAAGTGATTCTAACGTACAACTTTCACAAGGCGATTGCTTTCAGTGCAATATTCATTTTTGAACAGtacaattttaaaagcatttgaaGAAACTAGGGAAGGCCCAGAGTAATTTGACATACAAAATAAACACTGGAGAATGAAAAAAGCCTCTAACAAAAACAGGCATATATTACTGAGTTTGTTTAGACTAGAGATAAAAGGCTTGGGGATGTTACTATGGTCAAATCTTATTGACTTGTTCACAGTGATCTTTAGAAGATCAAGCAAAAGAAATAGGTTTACCTTAAGTAAAAGACATTTGGTTGGTTGGACATAAAGTGCTTTTGATTACTTGGCAGTCTATATCCAGAGATCTTTAAGAAGACTCAGAATAGTCATTTGTCCTGAGTTTTTAACAGTGTCTCTAAGCACAGGATTAAAGATAAATTGgcttccacctcctcctcctactTGTATGTGTTAGGCAAGATGAAAATTGTAAAACTATGGCAAAAACGAATCTTAGAGGTATTCCAAACCAGATTTGAGAATATCAGATCAAGTTTCTTAAAGTTAAAATCATATTCACTTACCATTTCagctaataatttattttgatgtttaacTTCATGGCCTATTTCAATGGAAAGCTATAAAGTAGAAAGAGTAAACATTATTACTTACATAAATGTTTTTAAGTGttataaagtaaaaacaataatgaCATTCTAAACATAAACAGTTTCTCAAATAAAACTgtattctaaaaatataaaatatactctcttcttttgttacttttctcactgaaattaatgaaaaataaatttagaatttcTATTCCTTCCCAACTATGGACACTGTCTCCCTGTTCTTCATTTTGATTTCATCTTAATATTCAATTCCATCTTTTAATTTTGGTACATATTTCTCTCCGGTTCTCTTAtccttgcattcttttttctctatactGTTTACACAATAGcatttgtttgtatatttcttcatttaccttttaaaaatgtatacaagtTCCCATATTATCAATTCAAATCCAGATATAAGCAATATTTTCCTAATGAATGTAGCATTACTTTGAATAAACATCTAAACTAATTATTTCTTTAGATTCTAaaggtgtttttctttaaaatatgataataaattgggaaaaaaccctcaaaagtTAGTGTTACCCACATCCTGAAGCTATGCACAAAAGAGGCTGAGTCTCAATGAAATACCATAAGTGAGTACAGCTGCTATTCAAACCAAAACCTATCTAATACTTTATACAACAAATTCATCAAAGGCTTCATTTCTAAGATATGTGAATAAACACACTACTACTAAATCTTGGAAACTACTAAAAATCTTGGCAAACCACTGTAAAATATTGTTCTCAACTTATTTTGTGTGGAAAGCATCTGGGGTAATAGTGATGCAAAACCATGCTAGAATTCTATAGATCAGAATGTGAgctttttccccaaatttaacAATACAGAGATAATAAAGCACCTATGAAACTAGACAGCCCAAATCACCTGTTTCTACAACTGTCATTCATGCCAGGGGAAGAAATTTACAGGAGAAAAAAGATTTCTTCTAACAAGAAGCCTAAATTATCAatattggaattaaaaaaaattgaattcttaatttcctctgaatgttgtattttttatttttttttatttgtttacatctttattggagtataattgctttacaatggtgtctttgtttctgctttataacaaaatgaatcaggtatacatatacatatgttcccaaatctcttccctcttgcgtctccctccctcccaccctccctatcccacccctccaggcggtcacagagcaccgagctgatctccctgtgcaatgcggctgcttcccactagctatctattttacgtttggtagtgtatatatgtccatgcctctctctcgctttgtcacagcttacccttccccctcctcatatcctcaagtccattctctagtaggtctgtgtctttattcctgtcttacccctaggttcttcacgacattttcttttttcttaaattccatatatatatgttagcatacggtatttgtctttctctttctgacttacttcactctgtatgacagactctaggtctatccacctcattacaaatagctcaatttcgtttctttttatggctgagtaatattctattgtatatatgtgccacatcttctttatccattcatccgatgatggacacttaggttgtttccatctccgggctattgtaaatagagctgcaatgaacattttggtacatgactctttttgaattatggttttctcaggatatatgcccagtagtgggactgctgggtcatatggtagttctatttgtagtttgttaaggaacctccagactgttctccatagtggctgtaccaattcacattcccaccagcagtgcaagagtgttcccttttctccacaccctctccagcgtttattgtttctagatttttttgatgatgacctgaatgttgtattttttaaattattaacattATACAATATTGCTTAGTTTATAGATCAACTCCTTTTGATTTAATATGACCTTGAAAACAATACTCATTTCAGAATGTAACAGTCTCCAGGCTGAATATAATTCTATTTTCCAAAGACTAATCAGATAGCAGTTAGGTTTTGGCAGCATAAGCTTCCAGTGAATGCTCTATAAGTGTactgtatgtttattttaatgcGGAATCAATCACATACACTGTTAAAACCATCTTCTGGTAAtcctttatttaatatatattaagtcAATACCACTATAAGGAATTATGGTAAGTGCTATGTAGAATATAAAACTAAGTACAATAGAAAACCCTATTTCTGGTAAATTTCTTTTACATACAAATAATTCCAATGCAGATCATTATGCAATAAGTGCTACAGAAATGGTACAAATGGTCTTATGTTCATAAGGAAAAGGTTACTTTTATGTGGTGATCAGGAATGGCCTGGAGGAGAGAAGATGCAATGAGGTGGAGCCTTTCAGAAGGGCAAGACTTCAGCCAATGTCAGGAGGGAGAGGCAGTCTAAGGCAAAGTGATAGCATGCCCAAAGATACAGGAGTGGGAGAATGACAGCATGCGTAGGACACAAGGAGTACTTGAATTTGTCTGGCAGAAAGCATGTATACATTCTGGAGGTACAGGTGGTAAGGTCTGAAAAGCTGTGGACAATATTTGCAGAACCTATTTGATGGAACTATAGAGTGTGAACTTCATTTCTTACATCATGGGAGGCCACTGAAGACTTCTGGGAGCGAggatgcaaattaaaaaatactctaaaaagATGACTGGTGACAAGGTGTAGCTCAGACCAAAACATGGGAAAAATTAGGAACAGATAGGTTAAAAGACTTTCCCAACAGTTCACCTAAGAAAACCGGGGGATAGTATTAGAAAGAGAAAGGTGGAAATAGGAACAGTAGGAAAAAAAGCACAGGACTTGGTGACTGACGTGAGGTACAAAGGCAGAAACATGAAAGACAGATTTGTAGCTTTTGAGACTAGAAGAAGAAAAGTCAGAAGATGAGCTGCTTGGGGGTGGAAGGTGGATTGCTCTGAGACATTAGTACAGACAACATACAGTATTTTAGatttaactacaaaaaaaaaattctgaagttaaaaacaaaacaaatataccaTATGTTTTGATTGGCCACATTTTCTAAACTTGTACTTAAATCATGTCTAAATTTTGAGTCATGTTGCTAAAACTTAATTGCTATTTCATTAGCCTTTGGAAAGTAGAATTGTAAAAGCCTGGAGACtgttatattttgaaatgagtATTGTTTTCAAGGTCATATTAAATCAAAAGTAGTTGATCTATGAACTAAGCAATTTTGTATAATgtgaataatttagaaaatacaacaTTTAGAGgaaattaagaattaaatgattttttttaaaattccaatattGATAATTTAGGCTTGTTAGAAGAAAGTTTTTTTCTCCTGGAAATTTCTTTCCCTGGCGTGAATGACAGTTGTAGAAAGTAGTTAGGTGATTTGGGCTATCTAGTTTCATAGGTGCTTTATTATCTCTGAATTgttaaatttggggaaaaaaagctcaTATCACCAAACTACACTATTTTGTAACTGAATTCCTTAGTATGATAccaataaaagtatatattttataagtataaaatatacatgtatatataaatacacaaattaaaaagtatataatatgTGCTTTATACTTACAGATTTTATAGCAGTTACtttgtttctcagactttccgtgagtctctcattttcttcttcacagGCACTATACCCACTATTAGGATAGCCATAGTTCCCATAGTTGCCAGGAGGTACTCCTTCACCTGCAAGGATTAGAGTCACAAGCAGAGTTGCAGCAAAAACTTTTGAAACCTTGACAAGAAAGAACCGAAAAAGACCCCTGGAGGGCGTTGCAGACCACGTATGTCTATTATTCACACtccaaatgaactttaaaaattaataaccaaATAGAGATTAGAACAATTCTAATACCCTCTCTTAAGCAAAGAATACTGAATTCAGTTCAAAACACATTTGTTGACTGCATATTGATTGCCCACAAGACACTAAAATAGGCACTGATATATAAGGAGATTCTGGACACATTTCCTGCTCCCTAGAActacacagtttaaaaaaaaaatctaaaagtatcATAACATCAACTACCTATGGAAGAAGCTTGGCTAtgaagagaaaggcagaaagaggaTAATACAGCAGGATGAAGTTCATGGCAGAGGGAGGGTCCTTTACTAgcatctctttcttttaaatagaaaagagcTGGAATAACTTGGAGAATATTAGCTGAGATTTAAGAGAGGGACTCATTCAttcttcaacaaatacttgaGAAACTCCATGTATCAGATTCATTGTTCTTTCTAGGTGCCACTTTTTGGAGCTCACCTTCTAGGGAATAGCATTGGGATACAGGACTATAGTCCCAGCCACTGCCTAATATAGTATTTGATATTCATCAGGCAATCAAACAGGTAGAGTGAGCCTTGAACAGTGAATACATATACTAACATGTTGGAGGATTGAGAGAGGAAAGCATAGCTGACAGTGTTATCTAAccgcattttttttttaaactattgacaattttctcagtaaaaaagagaaaagcctgTCTTTGAAGAATGGTGATCATTTGGGGGAATAAACAGTAAAGAGAATAATGGAGGAAAGTGACTAGGGTTATACAGGATTACTACAGGGATAAAGCAATCCTGCCTGAGGCAATATATTGTAGTGTGATTTTTCTCCAGAAGAACTCATCAGCCTAAGTTAGCCCATGAAACGCTGGATGGTTGGACTGATCAAGAGTTGGAGGTTTACAGTGTTGGGGCTGCTGAAGAACAGAGCCCCAAGAGGATGAGATTCCTTGCAAAAAGACTGGGTGAATATATGGATTATGGGGATTCAATTGGACAAGGACTGAAGTAGTGTTAACAGAAGCCTGAGAATATGGAGGAAAGGGATGATACAGAAACTAAAGGTCTCCATAAACTCAAAGAGTGGATGGAGTGGCAGTGACAGTAATATATGGAAGGGCCGGAAGTAGCAGGCAGCACTGGTTGTTGAAGAAAGGTCAAAGTGTGAATAGAAAGCTCTTTCAAGGCACAGCCAAATCTCACTTTCTCTAAAGAGCAAAACTCTCTCCTTTGAATTCTTACAGCTCTGACTATATGTAACACTAATATCACACTCTAGACTGCACTCCAAGGGCAGAAAGTAAATTTGTTCTGCTCGTGGCTATAGATCCCcccacaaatatacacacacagtaaGGCACACCCAGTAAATACttgtaaattaactaattaatgaaCAGAATCTGAATTCACTGTTATTCAACTTTGAATGTGCCTGGCTTTGTCAGCAGTGGGGTCACAGGCTTCTTTGAGGACAGAGGCAGTGAGGCAGTGTCTCAACCTTCTTCTATATCCCCTGTACCTAATAAGTACTTTACACGCAGCAGACACACAATCTCCACCACCacaaaaaccacaacaaaatgcTAAACGAGTATGTTCCTGAGGAGAAGGAGTCGCTTTCCCCAAATTTTCCCTCAACTGCTGACACACTATCCACAAAGCTAAGTGTGCCATTATAAAAGTTAAGGACTCAGGTCACTAGACATAATATTTTCCTCCACTCAGTGATTAAAATCATCATTTAAACAATGCATTCTCACCCTATTCATCAATGATACTCTGTACAAACTCTAATAAGGACCAAAAtccttacagaaaagaaaaatgtcttcatATTTTATGTGACTAAGGTCCTAGAAATATAACGTTTGTCCAATAAGTCATTACTGACTGGATGAATTTAACCACTTGACAACCAAGGAATTCATTTCTAAATTAATGGCTATTTGTCTCACttcctttattgttatttttccctatcttaattttatttttagagttctTCAATACTGTCCCATTTATTAAAAGTGAAATTCTCAGAAGTATTTCAAGGCACATTTCTTCTATTAAAGAGTTAATCTTCCCTCACACCATCATTCACTAccaatattaattaataaatgaataaaataaaatgttaggagTTGTTATTCTTTGTGTGACTTAACTGCTATAAAAAGTTGTAGGAAAGCTAATGGGTGCCAAAGATGATCCTCAGACTTTGTCCATTAGACAAATGCTacttttggatagtttctatcaATAACTGAACCAAATCACCGAGAGGGACATGTGAAGTGTGGAAGCTTCTCCACATGAATATCTACTGATTCACGATCCCAGGTTTAAAGTTCCAGGTCAATACAGactgatcctttaaaaaaaaaaaaaaaagctcttgtcACATCATGTCACATCACACCAATGTAAATTACAGCAATTGATACATCACCTTTCCTCCTCTCAACTACAGGggagcttaaaaacaaaaaacaaacaaacaaaaaaccactctATTCTAGAGATTGTAATTTCACTAGTCTGGGCTGGGGTCCGGGTATCAAAGCCctaaaagctctccaggtgattctaatgtacagtcAGGGCTCAGAACCATCATTTCTCTAGTCCCTTTCCTGCAATTTATCATGGCACACTGCTGCACAAAAACATTCAAAGGGGCCAAAAGACCTACCAATGAGATCCAAATTCCTTGGCCTAGCACTCAAAGGTCTACACAATGTGGTTGGTTCTGGTTCTATGTCTCCTACTTCAACCAAATTGGCTTAATCATAATCCTTTAAAACACATCATTCATAATTCTAGATTCCAGCCCTACAACTATTTCTGGGGGGAAAGGGTCATCCTTCCAACTGGAAATTACCTCTCCTACACTTCATTATTTAAGCTTTAGTTCAAGTTCCTATGTCTCCACAAAGTACCAAGTGCTCTATCTGTGAAATCCCCGAGACATTCACTACCTGTAGAACTTATTTGGTATTTGGTTGTATAGCTACCGCCTTGTACTATAATTTATCTTTGTACATATTTCTACTCCTCAACTAGATTGGAAGCTTTGGGGAACACAAGCAGAGCTATAAACGACTGTATACCTAGAGCTTACTCAAGTACACAATACATGTTTGCTGTCATTAGtaatgataaaaaggaaaaacatttaggTATATAAAACTAACCTTGTTCAAAATGAGTTATATTTTTTCTCTACAATTTATTTGGCCAACTTTCCTTCTATGATCCAAGTATTCACAAAAACTACATTTTTCAAAAGCTGTTTCTCATACTACAATTTACTAATGAATGTACATGCCTAGAGTTACTAGCAACTTTCACTAACTTTAAATACCTGAcacttgaaaacttttttttctttttccatcttatAAGAACTGAAAAAGGTAACATTATCTTTCttcaatatttcatatattttctcaggtaTATTGTACACTGATTTGgcaggtgttttctttttcccaattATCTCTTAATAGTTTCAGAACCAGAAAATGCTGTTTTAATGGCTCTGTGTTATAATAGCCCATTATAAGTCCTTGTGCCTAATTTGTTCCTGCTGCTTGGTGAACCTGCTTCCTAAGCTAAAAGGTCAAGAACAAATGCTAAGTCACCAAGAATTACTACATTCTACCGTCTTACCAGTGGAACAAGGCTCAGATAAGAACTGTTCTGGGTAAAACGGCCTTTAACAGTAATGATACGTACGTTTACCTTTGTAACTCACTGTAACCAGGCTAATATGATTATTATTAGTGTGCTCTGCATGCAACACTCACTCTTCAAACTTCGCTTCTGAAGAAACTAACATCAGGTCCAATAAAAAGAAACCGAAGACAGCAATTTCCATAATCACGCTCAGACCACCAATAACACTAAAAGACTCATCACTGAGTTGGCACCCGTACATTCCTCACCTCCAGTCCTCCACTACTCTCTGTAAACCTACCATCCACACCTGGGACTGAACTAAACTTAAGGAACGCCCCAGGATCTCGGACAAATGGTGTGTTTCCACTTGGTATCGCCTTCAAAGACCCCTCTATACACCCTGCTCTCTGGTTCAGATTCCACAGACATGAAACAGATCCGATTTCCTTCCGCGTCCCCGCGCCCAGCACGGCCAGTTCTAGGGCCCCCGAACTTAGAATCTCAGCCCTCTTCTTACCCAGGCCTGCACGCCTCATCCTGCCAGAGGAGCGGGGGAAAAGGCGGGCGGAGGGGTGGGAAGACGCCAGGGGTCACCCGGACTGCGTCCTCAGTACCGGGGCCCGGCGAAAGAGCAACTTCTTCCCCTAAAGCGCCACGACATCAGAGTAGTCTAAACGTGGCGCTGGCTGATGGCGTCACCCAAGGCGCTTCTCGGCGCCCAGCGAGGCGGCCGCATGACCGAACtacattctgggaaatgtagttcgcCGCCGAGGCCGGGAGTGTGGTAGGGGCGTGGGGGTGAACCAGGCTGGAGGAGCGGGCGGGGCTTCCGGAAAAGGGACGCGCGCTGCCCCGGTTCTGACTGCGAGCCTGGGACTATGGATCTCAACTGCGGCCTGGCTCTTTCTCTCAGCTGTCGGCCCCCGAGTTTAACGCTATACATCTGTCCCTCCCAGACCATGAGAGGATGGTTGACTTCTCTTTCCAGGTGCCGCCTTTCACTTCCTCTCACCTCGATTTAGTTCAGGTAAAGTCAAAGAAAACTTTATCCAAGTTTCTGATCTCACATATAAGTAATCTGAGACCCAGAGACGGGAAGGAAGAGTGTAGCCCATCGGTGCCGGGTCACCAGTGGTGTAGGGAAAACCAGGCCCCTTGCACTACGGCTGCTGCTCGGATTAAAACAGCCGATAAAAGTAACAGGGTCTCCTCGGAAGCACTGAAGACTTCGTTCCCTGTTTCCGAGTTTGTTGCATTTCTAGAAAGAACCGCGGCCATTAGCTGTTAAGGGCTCGAGGGACCCCTCAACTTCCTTCCACTTAGACCTTTTCAACTTACACAAAGGATACTGAAATACAGTTTACACAGGGTAATGTGCCAATTTAAACGGGGTGCTGGCGGGGGTGGAGTGGTACTGGAATCGAGATTAGTCCtagaatttcattttatctcACAGGATtatcgtgaggattaaatgagataactttttataaaaagaagtctgatacacagtagatgctcaaaaacCACTGGATGCTTGCTTGCTGTTTTGTCGTCGCTGCTGTATAACAGTGGGATAATCGCCATACTATAGACTTCTGAGAATGCAATATCTGATCATTTAGTGTTCCCTCATAGTGTCTCAGTATGAACATTGACTATAGTAGTGTCAGAGTAAGTCTCTGCTCTAAGGTCGTTTTTGTAAAATACACACAcccaaaaaaacaatttttaataaaagttattaacCTGGGAAATAAGCTTAATCCAATAGCGTTTTGAGAGGAAAACagtattcataaaaataaacaaccattCTCTAAAaacatgagaattaaatgaagatTTTATCAGAAACAATTATTGCAAATAAACACTGACATTTCAATAAGAGAGATGATGGCATTTTATCTTACAATCTGTGACAGTTCTTTTGTAAGAAGTACACGTGTTCTATAAGCCAAACATGTCAGAAAAATCATCTTGCTTAAAGAAGGCTTTCTcatattaatgtaattttttaaagctaatgTTGAGTTTACCAAAACAtcatttaaattacatatgtactTATCCTTTTATAAACTACTTCCCCTACATGGTAGGgagatataataataaaatataaaagggataaaaaataaagtaataaagggTACCAAGAATATAACTCAAAACAGGCAAAGCTGGTTTGTATTGAGCTTGTGACCCAAAAATCCAAATAGTTGCTTATCGCTTCTGTTGCCAGTCTCAAGTTAGGATAATCCTAGCTGAGAAGATTTTGCATGCAAAAGATGAAGTGGAAAAGATGCAtttaatacacagaaaaataGTTATTCAGTGGGACCACAGTTGACATAGAGACTAGAGAGAGTTCTCTtcacttttatcattttctatttttcttttcctttttaataaaatcCCTAACTCTTCTTACTGAATGAAGACCAATAAAATTCTTAGAGATGAAGAGTATTTAGAACTTTTTTTCAATTCTCATAGGATAATTTCATAGAAAACATCTAATCTTTGGGGTCTCTAGGAAATGAATGATGAAAAATGACAATTAGTCTTTACTACTATTTCTTGTAGTAATTACAGA contains:
- the BET1 gene encoding BET1 homolog, with translation MRRAGLGEGVPPGNYGNYGYPNSGYSACEEENERLTESLRNKVTAIKSLSIEIGHEVKHQNKLLAEMDSQFDSTTGFLGKTMGKLKILSRGSQTKLLCYMMLFSLFVFFVIYWIIKLR